A portion of the Achromobacter sp. MFA1 R4 genome contains these proteins:
- the lipB gene encoding lipoyl(octanoyl) transferase LipB: MIKWLARPVDYLPVWQDMQAYTSQRDADTPDEIWLCEHTPVYTLGQAGLPQHVLNPGNIPIVHCDRGGQVTYHGPGQVMAYALFDLRRADMYVKEYVALLESAVIDTLARFGVSGACRKPGAPGVYVPDPAGGELAKIAALGIKIRNGRAYHGVSLNVEMDLAPFLGINPCGYEGLRTVDMAACGARCSPTEAGDALAQNLARAWRRRRNPN, translated from the coding sequence GTGATCAAGTGGCTCGCGCGGCCGGTGGACTACCTGCCGGTCTGGCAGGACATGCAGGCCTACACCAGCCAGCGCGACGCCGACACGCCGGATGAGATCTGGCTGTGCGAGCACACGCCGGTCTATACGCTGGGCCAGGCCGGCCTGCCCCAGCATGTGCTCAACCCCGGCAACATCCCCATCGTCCATTGCGACCGAGGCGGCCAGGTGACCTACCACGGCCCAGGCCAGGTCATGGCCTATGCGCTGTTCGACCTGCGCCGCGCCGACATGTACGTCAAGGAATACGTCGCCTTGCTGGAATCCGCCGTCATCGACACGCTGGCTCGGTTCGGCGTGAGCGGCGCCTGTCGCAAGCCGGGCGCGCCCGGCGTCTACGTGCCCGACCCCGCCGGCGGCGAACTCGCCAAGATCGCGGCCCTGGGCATCAAGATCCGCAATGGCAGGGCTTATCACGGCGTGTCGCTGAACGTCGAGATGGATCTTGCGCCATTCCTCGGCATCAACCCCTGCGGCTACGAAGGGCTGCGCACCGTCGACATGGCGGCCTGTGGCGCGCGCTGCTCGCCCACCGAGGCGGGCGACGCGTTGGCCCAGAACCTGGCGCGGGCATGGCGTCGTCGAAGGAACCCGAATTGA
- a CDS encoding tetratricopeptide repeat protein — translation MKTYTAAEVAATTPEQLARLRESGPPEEYAAWIRTAAELGLTEAQTIYGQMLLDGVGVEREPAEGLAWFKRAAHADHPMAINMVGRCYENGWGVPADDTVAAYWFRRAADAGLDWGLYNYAHMLRSGRGGVTQNPAAALALYQQAAQAGHVKSIGVVGRYYEAGDVIPQDMARAFDCYQRCAEGGDFRGMFHLGRLLLLQGKKEEAVQWLVRVPETATPAFLKEANGMLQDCGFPALYEI, via the coding sequence TTGAAGACCTACACCGCGGCCGAGGTCGCCGCCACCACGCCCGAACAGCTCGCGCGCCTGCGCGAATCCGGCCCGCCCGAGGAATACGCCGCGTGGATCCGCACCGCGGCCGAATTGGGCCTGACCGAGGCCCAGACGATCTACGGGCAGATGCTGCTGGACGGCGTGGGCGTCGAACGCGAGCCCGCGGAGGGACTGGCGTGGTTCAAGCGCGCCGCCCATGCCGATCACCCCATGGCCATCAACATGGTGGGACGCTGCTACGAAAACGGATGGGGTGTGCCGGCCGACGACACCGTCGCGGCGTACTGGTTTCGCCGGGCCGCCGATGCGGGGCTCGACTGGGGCCTGTACAACTATGCCCACATGCTGCGCAGCGGGCGCGGCGGCGTCACGCAGAACCCCGCCGCGGCGCTGGCCCTGTACCAGCAGGCCGCGCAGGCGGGCCACGTGAAGTCCATCGGCGTGGTCGGCCGCTACTACGAGGCGGGCGACGTGATCCCGCAGGACATGGCGCGCGCGTTCGATTGCTACCAGCGCTGCGCCGAAGGCGGCGACTTCCGGGGCATGTTCCACCTGGGCCGCCTGCTGCTCCTGCAAGGCAAAAAGGAAGAAGCCGTCCAATGGCTCGTCCGCGTGCCCGAAACCGCCACGCCGGCCTTCCTGAAGGAAGCCAACGGCATGCTGCAGGACTGCGGCTTTCCGGCGCTGTATGAGATCTGA
- a CDS encoding GNAT family N-acetyltransferase, which produces MKGPVRGKSISFRYATPDDAAFVFGLRTDSSRNKFVSTVTGEVEDQRRWLESYKLREQRDEEHYFIVEQNGEQVGTVRIYDLRPTSFCWGSWMMKPGVSGTTALESAILLYEFAFFELGFSHSHFDVRIENERVVAFHKRFGAKIVRTTALDHFFEYSRSDYEKIRPKYAKFLVT; this is translated from the coding sequence ATGAAGGGTCCTGTCCGTGGGAAATCCATATCGTTTCGCTATGCGACGCCAGATGATGCCGCTTTCGTATTCGGCCTCAGAACGGATTCGAGTCGAAATAAGTTTGTTTCCACGGTAACGGGAGAGGTCGAGGATCAGCGTCGCTGGCTGGAAAGCTACAAGCTTCGGGAGCAGCGAGATGAAGAGCACTATTTTATTGTCGAACAAAATGGAGAGCAGGTCGGGACAGTGCGCATCTATGATTTGCGACCGACTTCGTTTTGTTGGGGAAGCTGGATGATGAAGCCGGGGGTTTCGGGCACAACGGCTTTGGAGTCCGCAATTCTTTTATACGAGTTTGCTTTTTTCGAATTGGGTTTTTCTCATTCGCACTTTGATGTGAGGATAGAGAATGAGCGAGTCGTTGCGTTTCATAAACGATTCGGGGCAAAAATTGTTCGCACCACGGCGTTGGATCATTTTTTCGAATATTCAAGATCGGATTACGAAAAGATTCGACCCAAGTACGCGAAGTTCTTGGTCACGTAG
- a CDS encoding substrate-binding domain-containing protein — MPALPSPAPVAVIAPRLDAGPAARALQACGERLAPAGYFLAAAPWQDAGTLPLLEALRPAAALVIGPLEDAALRAALTAMEIPVVETWSASPQTLDSAVAIDNAEAGRLAARHLADKRHPRVACVSADNPWERARREGFIHGAAALGLELVADIVQPEVQHMDDGRMAFLRLLATNTIFDAVFCTSDLLAAAAVSEAHNRDLHVPQDLAVLGFTDDGSAVQWVQGLTTLGVDAADLGRRAGQLLLDRLDGERGPGQRDMLEVVFEIRLST; from the coding sequence ATGCCCGCCCTGCCCTCGCCCGCCCCCGTCGCCGTGATTGCCCCCCGTCTGGATGCCGGCCCGGCCGCCCGCGCCCTCCAGGCCTGCGGCGAACGGCTCGCTCCCGCCGGCTATTTCCTGGCGGCCGCGCCCTGGCAGGACGCCGGTACGCTGCCCCTGCTGGAGGCCTTGCGCCCCGCTGCGGCCCTGGTCATCGGGCCGCTGGAGGACGCCGCGCTGCGCGCCGCGCTCACCGCGATGGAGATTCCGGTCGTCGAGACCTGGAGCGCGTCCCCGCAGACGCTGGACAGCGCCGTGGCGATCGACAACGCCGAGGCCGGCCGCCTGGCCGCCCGGCACCTGGCCGACAAGCGCCACCCGCGGGTCGCCTGCGTCAGCGCCGACAATCCGTGGGAACGCGCCCGGCGCGAGGGCTTCATCCACGGCGCCGCCGCGCTGGGGCTGGAGCTGGTCGCGGACATCGTGCAGCCCGAGGTCCAGCACATGGACGACGGCCGCATGGCCTTTTTGCGCCTGCTGGCCACCAATACGATCTTCGATGCCGTGTTCTGCACGTCCGACCTGCTGGCCGCCGCCGCCGTGTCGGAGGCGCACAACCGCGACCTGCATGTGCCGCAGGACCTGGCGGTGCTGGGATTCACGGACGACGGCAGCGCCGTGCAATGGGTGCAGGGGCTGACGACGCTGGGCGTGGACGCCGCCGACCTGGGCCGGCGTGCGGGTCAGTTGCTGCTGGACCGGCTGGACGGCGAACGTGGGCCCGGCCAACGCGACATGCTGGAAGTGGTGTTCGAGATTCGCTTAAGTACTTGA
- the lipA gene encoding lipoyl synthase codes for MSTLAESPVPSNESAAAPADAVYDPTQKQKSQAKTARIPIKIIPAERLKKPEWIRVKAAAPGSRFYDIKRILREHNLHTVCEEASCPNIGECFGKGTATFMIMGDKCTRRCPFCDVGHGRPDPLDTKEPENLARTIAAMKLSYVVITSVDRDDLRDGGAGHFVDCITHIRELSPTTRIEVLVPDFRGRLDRALTILNAGPPDVMNHNLETVPRLYKQARPGSDYMHSLKLLAEFKKLHPEVPTKSGLMLGLGETDEEILQVMRDMREHNVDMITIGQYLQPSEHHLPVLRYVHPDTFAMFEREAYAMGFSHAAVGAMVRSSYHADEQAHAAGVN; via the coding sequence ATGTCTACGCTCGCCGAGTCTCCTGTGCCCTCGAACGAATCCGCCGCCGCGCCCGCGGACGCGGTCTACGATCCGACGCAAAAGCAGAAATCGCAGGCCAAGACGGCGCGCATCCCCATCAAGATCATTCCGGCCGAACGCCTGAAGAAGCCCGAATGGATCCGCGTGAAGGCCGCCGCGCCCGGTTCGCGCTTCTACGACATCAAGCGCATCCTGCGCGAGCACAACCTGCACACGGTCTGTGAAGAGGCGTCCTGCCCGAACATCGGCGAATGCTTCGGCAAGGGCACGGCCACCTTCATGATCATGGGCGACAAGTGCACCCGCCGCTGCCCGTTCTGTGACGTGGGCCACGGCCGGCCCGACCCCCTGGACACCAAAGAACCCGAGAACCTGGCGCGCACCATCGCCGCCATGAAGCTGTCGTACGTGGTGATCACCTCGGTCGACCGTGACGACCTGCGCGATGGCGGCGCCGGCCACTTCGTGGATTGCATCACCCATATCCGCGAGCTGTCGCCCACCACCCGCATCGAGGTGCTGGTGCCCGACTTCCGCGGCCGGCTGGACCGCGCGCTGACCATCCTGAACGCCGGCCCGCCCGACGTCATGAACCACAACCTGGAAACCGTGCCGCGCCTGTACAAGCAGGCGCGCCCGGGTTCGGACTACATGCACTCGTTGAAGCTGCTGGCCGAGTTCAAGAAGCTGCATCCGGAAGTGCCCACCAAGTCCGGCCTCATGCTGGGCCTGGGCGAGACCGACGAAGAAATCCTGCAGGTGATGCGCGACATGCGCGAGCACAACGTCGACATGATCACCATCGGCCAGTACCTGCAGCCGTCGGAGCATCATTTGCCGGTGCTGCGCTACGTGCACCCGGACACGTTCGCGATGTTCGAACGCGAGGCGTATGCCATGGGGTTCTCGCATGCGGCGGTGGGCGCGATGGTGCGGTCTTCGTACCATGCGGATGAACAGGCGCATGCGGCTGGGGTGAATTGA
- a CDS encoding glycosyltransferase, whose protein sequence is MQSPVPQIAVVIPSYKVCAHILGVIDSIGPEVGRIYVVDDCCPEGSGDFVAQHCTDPRVKVVRNEVNRGVGGAVMRGYRAALEEGVEVIVKIDGDGQMDPALISEFVLPIQAGEADYTKGNRFFDLEKIRDMPRIRSFGNAALSFMTKVSSGYWDVFDPTNGYTAIHRDVAKHLPFDKISNRYFFETDMLFRLNILRAVVVDIPMDAKYGDEVSNLKISKIIGEFAAKHVRNFWKRVFYNYYLRDMSLASLELPLGVAMLAWGLGYGLVQWSSSAHAGVATPAGTVMLAALPIILGVQFILAFIGYDIASVPKRPFHRRVRSLMKKNRKPVDVQ, encoded by the coding sequence ATGCAAAGTCCGGTTCCCCAGATAGCCGTTGTCATACCGAGCTACAAGGTGTGCGCGCACATTCTGGGCGTCATCGACAGCATCGGGCCCGAAGTCGGACGCATCTATGTGGTCGACGACTGCTGCCCGGAAGGCTCCGGCGACTTCGTGGCGCAGCATTGCACCGACCCGCGCGTCAAGGTGGTCCGCAACGAGGTCAACCGGGGCGTGGGCGGGGCCGTGATGCGGGGTTATCGCGCGGCCCTGGAGGAAGGCGTGGAGGTCATCGTCAAGATCGACGGCGACGGCCAGATGGATCCCGCGCTGATCTCCGAGTTCGTCCTGCCCATCCAGGCCGGCGAGGCCGATTACACCAAGGGCAACCGGTTCTTTGACCTGGAGAAGATCCGCGACATGCCCAGGATCCGCTCCTTCGGCAACGCCGCGCTCTCCTTCATGACCAAGGTGTCTTCGGGCTATTGGGATGTGTTCGATCCCACCAATGGCTACACCGCCATTCACCGGGACGTGGCCAAGCACCTGCCCTTCGACAAGATCAGCAACCGTTATTTTTTCGAGACGGACATGCTGTTCCGCCTGAACATCCTGCGCGCCGTGGTGGTCGACATCCCCATGGACGCCAAGTACGGCGACGAAGTCAGCAACCTGAAGATCTCGAAGATCATCGGCGAGTTCGCCGCCAAGCACGTGCGCAATTTCTGGAAGCGCGTGTTCTACAACTACTACCTGCGCGACATGTCGCTGGCCTCGCTGGAACTGCCGCTGGGCGTGGCCATGCTGGCCTGGGGCCTGGGCTATGGCCTGGTGCAGTGGAGCTCGTCGGCGCATGCCGGCGTGGCTACCCCGGCCGGCACGGTCATGCTGGCGGCCCTGCCCATCATCCTGGGCGTGCAGTTCATTCTTGCGTTCATCGGGTACGACATTGCGTCCGTGCCCAAGCGGCCTTTTCACCGGCGCGTGAGGAGCCTGATGAAGAAAAACAGAAAACCGGTGGATGTCCAATGA
- a CDS encoding EamA family transporter — protein sequence MTYLVAIICVIGIAVGQILFKLSAQSLHRTGSFFDLGTLTLLFSAFALYGLTTIAWVWVLQKAELGRVYPLMAMAFVLVPIGSYYFLGERFNPQYFVGVALIAAGIVIAVRS from the coding sequence ATGACTTACCTCGTCGCCATCATCTGCGTGATCGGCATTGCCGTCGGGCAGATTCTTTTCAAGCTCAGCGCGCAGTCGCTGCACAGGACAGGCAGCTTCTTCGACCTGGGCACGCTCACCTTGCTGTTCTCCGCTTTCGCGCTGTATGGCCTGACCACGATCGCGTGGGTCTGGGTCTTGCAGAAGGCGGAACTGGGCCGGGTGTACCCGCTGATGGCGATGGCGTTCGTGCTGGTGCCCATCGGTAGCTACTATTTCCTGGGCGAACGCTTCAATCCGCAATATTTCGTCGGCGTCGCGTTGATCGCCGCGGGCATCGTGATCGCGGTCCGCTCCTGA
- a CDS encoding DUF2142 domain-containing protein, which produces MDRTDVTLIQDLHAGRCSRRWLVALFVLVCITMAKLIPSMQSPDEFDHVKRAYLLGKGVFTLQSFEEQGSGGLVDTGLMTYFKAYGVLPYRPHRKLSLEENYAAEAARWTGQREFSAAPGTGYYLPVIYVPQALGLAIGEAAGLTIGNSYDLAVLLTILSCAALLWAAFAIYPANPAVLALLILPMSLFQFASATIDGLSMALTVLAVSLFLRIAHDRRAAAAWLTPVLALVLVVLIGSRIHMLPALLLLGMACFQVRRRSAYVLFALSIVIIAAWLLHAIGSTVDKRVLVGASTSEVALYYLKHPFAFLRVLHATLDRPDLMGFYMSSFVGVLGWLDASFRPEVYRLALAALVVIGVLSLSLRRLRTEWPPRAMLLFCAVASVLMTFFALLVTWNKHPADVILGVQGRYFTLPMILLAYAIAAGKGAFEGVARKGAAVVLAALAYLSVTATVSLMLGRYYQSFAPIESASVSVSPTPPLSPDNPITVAMSPRYLAHQREITRLGINFGTHMRTNSGAAELQLSTPDGATVRVPIDLPALKDNEYALLDVPKGSYVAGKIVSVTGGGVSAWQATPTTGGASSTCMVYLYADGTSQFTEGCPVPNLR; this is translated from the coding sequence ATGGACCGAACCGATGTGACCCTGATCCAGGATCTGCACGCAGGGCGCTGCAGCCGGCGGTGGCTGGTCGCCCTGTTCGTGCTGGTGTGCATCACGATGGCCAAGCTCATCCCGTCGATGCAGTCGCCGGACGAGTTCGATCACGTCAAGCGGGCCTACCTGCTGGGCAAGGGCGTCTTCACGCTGCAGAGCTTCGAAGAGCAGGGATCGGGCGGCCTGGTCGACACTGGCCTGATGACGTATTTCAAGGCCTACGGTGTGCTCCCCTACCGGCCGCACCGCAAGCTGTCGCTGGAAGAGAACTATGCCGCCGAGGCCGCCCGCTGGACCGGGCAGCGCGAATTCAGCGCCGCGCCGGGAACCGGCTATTACCTGCCAGTCATCTACGTGCCGCAGGCGCTGGGGCTGGCCATCGGCGAGGCCGCCGGCCTGACCATCGGCAATTCCTACGACCTTGCCGTGCTGCTCACCATCCTGAGCTGCGCGGCGCTGCTGTGGGCCGCGTTCGCCATCTATCCAGCGAACCCCGCGGTCCTGGCGCTGCTCATCCTGCCGATGAGCCTTTTCCAGTTTGCCTCGGCCACCATCGACGGCCTGTCGATGGCGCTGACGGTGCTGGCGGTGTCTCTGTTCCTGCGCATCGCCCACGATCGCCGCGCCGCGGCCGCGTGGCTGACGCCGGTCCTGGCGCTGGTGCTGGTCGTCCTGATCGGCAGCCGCATCCATATGCTGCCGGCCCTGCTGTTGCTCGGCATGGCCTGCTTCCAGGTGCGCCGCAGGTCCGCCTACGTCCTGTTCGCACTGTCGATCGTCATCATCGCGGCCTGGCTGCTCCACGCCATCGGCAGCACCGTCGACAAGCGCGTGCTGGTGGGGGCGAGCACGTCCGAGGTCGCCCTGTACTACCTGAAGCATCCCTTTGCCTTCCTGCGCGTGCTGCACGCGACGCTGGACCGGCCGGATCTCATGGGCTTCTACATGTCGTCCTTCGTCGGGGTGCTCGGCTGGCTGGACGCGAGCTTCAGGCCGGAGGTGTACCGGCTGGCGTTGGCGGCGCTGGTCGTCATCGGCGTGCTGTCGCTGTCGCTGCGGCGGCTGCGGACGGAATGGCCGCCGCGCGCCATGCTGCTGTTCTGCGCCGTGGCCTCCGTGCTCATGACCTTTTTTGCGCTGCTGGTGACGTGGAACAAGCATCCGGCTGACGTGATCCTGGGCGTGCAGGGGCGGTATTTCACGCTGCCGATGATCCTGCTGGCCTACGCCATCGCGGCGGGCAAGGGCGCCTTTGAAGGCGTGGCGAGGAAGGGCGCGGCCGTCGTGCTGGCCGCCCTGGCGTACCTGTCCGTCACGGCGACGGTCTCGCTGATGCTGGGCCGCTACTATCAGTCCTTCGCGCCCATCGAGTCGGCGTCGGTGTCCGTCAGCCCCACGCCGCCGCTTTCGCCGGACAATCCGATCACGGTCGCCATGAGCCCGCGCTACCTTGCGCACCAGCGCGAGATCACCCGCCTGGGCATCAACTTCGGCACCCACATGCGCACCAACAGCGGCGCCGCGGAACTCCAGTTGTCCACGCCCGACGGCGCGACCGTCCGGGTGCCCATCGACCTGCCGGCGCTCAAGGACAATGAATACGCATTGCTCGACGTGCCCAAGGGCAGCTATGTGGCCGGCAAGATCGTCTCGGTGACGGGCGGCGGCGTTAGCGCCTGGCAGGCCACGCCCACCACGGGCGGCGCGTCGTCGACCTGCATGGTGTATCTGTACGCCGACGGGACGTCGCAGTTCACGGAAGGCTGCCCGGTTCCCAATTTGCGGTAA
- a CDS encoding NTP transferase domain-containing protein — protein MKAIILAAGRGSRMGGMTDAQPKCLVTVKGRTLLDRQLDALRQAGIDEIAIVTGYRRESLADRGLHEFHNPDWSRTNMVSSLACAAQWLEQGPCIVSYSDIFYDAAAVRALAACGHALALTYDPNWLAIWRARFGDPLVDAETFRMAPDGTLLEIGQKPRTVDEVQGQYMGLLRFTPQGWRAMQAMRATLPAEERDRMHMTGALQRLIATGALPVHAVAYTGTWGEVDSQDDLSVYESA, from the coding sequence ATGAAAGCCATCATCCTCGCCGCAGGCCGCGGGAGCCGCATGGGCGGCATGACCGACGCCCAGCCCAAATGCCTGGTGACGGTCAAAGGCCGGACGCTGCTGGACCGGCAGCTCGACGCGCTACGGCAGGCAGGCATCGACGAGATCGCCATCGTCACCGGCTACCGCCGCGAATCGCTGGCGGACCGGGGCCTGCATGAATTCCACAACCCCGACTGGAGCCGCACCAACATGGTGTCGTCGCTGGCGTGCGCGGCGCAGTGGTTGGAGCAAGGTCCCTGCATCGTCAGCTATTCGGACATTTTCTACGACGCCGCCGCGGTGCGCGCGCTGGCCGCCTGCGGGCACGCCCTGGCGCTGACCTACGATCCGAACTGGCTGGCGATCTGGCGCGCCCGCTTCGGCGACCCGCTCGTGGACGCGGAAACCTTCCGGATGGCGCCGGACGGCACCTTGCTGGAGATCGGCCAAAAGCCGCGCACCGTGGACGAGGTGCAGGGCCAGTACATGGGGCTGCTGCGCTTCACCCCGCAAGGATGGCGTGCGATGCAGGCCATGCGGGCCACGCTGCCCGCCGAGGAGCGCGACCGCATGCACATGACGGGCGCGCTGCAGCGATTGATCGCGACGGGCGCCCTGCCCGTTCACGCCGTCGCCTACACCGGAACCTGGGGCGAAGTGGATTCGCAAGACGACCTGTCGGTCTACGAATCCGCCTGA
- a CDS encoding gamma-glutamyl-gamma-aminobutyrate hydrolase family protein (Members of this family of hydrolases with an active site Cys residue belong to MEROPS family C26.): protein MKNDRRIGVSMRIVQADGYHEPRDALSQQWPAFLARALPGIAWLPVPNLGAAGVDAYCRLWGLNALILTGGDDPGVHALRDETELALLDWAQRTGAPVLGVCRGMQLMSQRAGVALVPVQGHVRTRHLLTGERSGEVNSFHGWAPAACPDAFRALAHSPDGALEAIAHEALKWEGWMWHPEREASMDPADALRLRRLFE from the coding sequence ATGAAAAATGACCGCCGCATCGGCGTCAGCATGCGGATCGTCCAGGCGGACGGCTATCACGAACCGCGCGACGCCCTGTCCCAGCAATGGCCGGCTTTCCTGGCGAGGGCCCTGCCCGGCATCGCCTGGCTGCCGGTGCCGAACCTGGGCGCGGCCGGCGTGGATGCTTATTGCCGGCTATGGGGCCTGAATGCGTTGATCCTCACTGGCGGAGACGATCCCGGCGTTCATGCGCTGCGGGACGAGACTGAACTTGCGCTGCTGGACTGGGCGCAGCGCACCGGCGCGCCGGTGCTGGGCGTCTGCCGCGGCATGCAGCTCATGAGCCAGCGCGCCGGCGTGGCCCTCGTTCCCGTTCAGGGCCACGTGCGCACCCGCCATCTGCTGACCGGTGAACGCAGCGGCGAGGTGAACAGCTTCCACGGCTGGGCGCCGGCCGCCTGTCCCGACGCGTTCCGCGCGCTGGCGCATTCGCCCGATGGCGCGCTGGAAGCGATCGCACATGAAGCATTGAAATGGGAGGGCTGGATGTGGCACCCGGAAAGGGAAGCGTCCATGGACCCTGCAGACGCGCTCAGATTGCGGAGATTGTTCGAATGA
- a CDS encoding PEP/pyruvate-binding domain-containing protein — protein MPEHPLSTAPAGRIFDFGTKAETLQTLQARLQHASVPDFLYFSLRQWSTDREAMLTRIMAQFSGVPLVVRSSALIEDGARASMAGAFLSLLDVDGSSRDIIADAVDRVARSMTNNPRDQVLVQPMIRDIAVNGVIMTYDMVHGTPYYCIDFDDESGRTDTVTGGSAINKGLFVYRHAAPEYLRSPRVARFIALARELEALFGCSALDIEFGLDRAGKLHLFQVRRMAMAAQWHPVTERRVARQLAFVEDYVRHCSLARPGVVGEGTVLAIMPDWNPAELIGTTPKPLAASLYREMITRSTWHEARAEMGYRPLADAELMVLINGHPYIDVRLSFNSFLPEGVSDAVGGKLVTAWLRRLAAHPEFHDKVEFDVVPTCLDFCFEEDFAQRYPDLLDAAEFEGYREALRKLTRRAIEPGPDSTLTRALEAAARLEQLTHPTDSGTQALASASHLLAQCRRLGVRPFAVAARHAFIAENLLRSAVRRGALTQARLNDFKRTIRTVTASIVGEYAAVCRGVSSRDAFLARYGHLRPGTYEITSLRYDERDDLFQNEAPVLPDPVEHTFEPTEHERGALNALLRESGLDVVDADQLLAYARTAIAAREGVKFTFTRTLSDALSQLVVWGGEMGLSRDDLAYLDWASIHASLIQPPMDYVDRHYLAQVANARIQMEAAHAFKLAHIISSVDDIYVATLNRSVPNFVGTGSVSGAIVELTARMSAQADIEGKIVCIENADPGFDWIFTQRPAALITRFGGANSHMAIRCAEFGLPAAIGCGDQLYSRIVAAGTAELDCGQKSLRTLHEK, from the coding sequence ATGCCTGAACATCCCCTCTCAACTGCCCCAGCCGGTCGCATCTTCGACTTCGGCACCAAGGCGGAGACGCTGCAGACATTGCAGGCCAGGCTGCAGCACGCGAGCGTGCCGGACTTTCTGTACTTCTCGCTGCGGCAGTGGAGCACCGACCGGGAGGCGATGCTCACGCGCATCATGGCGCAGTTTTCCGGCGTGCCGCTCGTCGTACGCAGCAGTGCCCTGATCGAGGACGGCGCGCGCGCCTCCATGGCCGGCGCGTTCCTCAGCCTGCTGGACGTGGACGGGAGCTCGCGCGACATCATCGCAGACGCGGTCGACCGGGTGGCGCGGTCGATGACCAACAACCCGCGAGACCAGGTGCTGGTCCAGCCGATGATCCGCGACATCGCGGTCAATGGCGTGATCATGACCTACGACATGGTTCACGGCACGCCCTACTACTGCATCGATTTCGACGACGAGAGCGGCCGCACGGACACGGTTACCGGCGGCAGCGCCATCAACAAAGGCCTGTTTGTCTACCGGCACGCCGCCCCCGAGTACCTGCGTTCGCCCCGCGTGGCCCGCTTCATCGCGCTGGCCCGGGAGCTTGAAGCGCTGTTCGGCTGCAGCGCGCTGGACATTGAATTCGGGCTGGACCGGGCCGGCAAGCTGCATCTTTTCCAGGTGCGGCGCATGGCGATGGCGGCGCAATGGCATCCCGTGACCGAGCGCCGCGTGGCCCGGCAACTGGCTTTCGTCGAGGATTACGTCCGCCACTGCTCGCTGGCGCGTCCCGGCGTGGTGGGCGAGGGCACCGTGCTGGCGATCATGCCGGACTGGAATCCCGCCGAATTGATCGGCACGACGCCCAAGCCCCTGGCCGCTTCGCTGTATCGCGAGATGATCACCCGCTCGACGTGGCACGAAGCCAGGGCGGAGATGGGCTACCGGCCGCTCGCGGACGCCGAGCTGATGGTGCTGATCAACGGCCATCCATACATCGACGTGCGGCTCAGTTTCAACTCCTTTCTGCCCGAGGGCGTGAGCGATGCGGTCGGCGGCAAGCTGGTCACCGCATGGCTGCGCCGCCTGGCAGCGCATCCCGAATTCCATGACAAGGTCGAATTCGATGTGGTGCCCACCTGCCTGGATTTCTGCTTCGAAGAGGATTTTGCGCAGCGGTATCCGGACCTGCTGGACGCCGCCGAATTCGAGGGATACCGCGAGGCGCTGCGAAAACTCACGCGGCGCGCCATCGAGCCCGGTCCCGATTCCACGTTGACGCGCGCGCTCGAGGCCGCCGCACGCCTGGAACAATTGACCCATCCGACGGATTCCGGCACGCAGGCGCTGGCCAGCGCCAGCCACCTGCTCGCGCAGTGCCGGCGCCTGGGGGTGCGGCCGTTCGCCGTGGCCGCGCGGCACGCATTCATCGCGGAGAACCTGCTGCGCTCCGCGGTCAGGCGGGGCGCCCTGACCCAGGCCAGGTTGAATGATTTCAAGCGCACCATCCGCACGGTCACGGCGAGCATCGTGGGCGAGTACGCAGCGGTGTGCCGCGGCGTGTCTTCGCGCGACGCGTTTCTGGCCCGCTACGGCCATCTCCGTCCGGGCACCTACGAGATCACGTCGCTGCGCTATGACGAACGCGACGACCTGTTCCAGAACGAAGCCCCCGTGCTGCCCGATCCGGTGGAGCACACCTTCGAGCCAACCGAACACGAGCGCGGGGCGCTCAACGCCCTGCTGCGCGAAAGCGGGTTGGACGTCGTGGACGCCGACCAACTGCTGGCCTATGCGCGCACCGCGATCGCGGCGCGCGAAGGGGTCAAGTTCACCTTCACCCGCACCCTGTCGGATGCGCTGTCGCAACTGGTCGTGTGGGGCGGGGAAATGGGCCTGTCGCGCGACGATCTGGCGTACCTGGACTGGGCGTCCATCCATGCCAGCCTGATCCAGCCTCCCATGGACTATGTGGATCGGCACTACCTGGCGCAGGTCGCCAACGCGCGCATCCAGATGGAAGCCGCGCACGCGTTCAAGCTCGCCCACATCATTTCCAGCGTGGACGACATCTATGTCGCTACCCTGAACCGCAGCGTGCCCAACTTCGTCGGGACAGGCAGCGTGTCCGGCGCCATCGTGGAGCTGACTGCCCGCATGTCCGCGCAGGCCGACATCGAGGGCAAGATCGTGTGCATCGAAAACGCCGATCCCGGATTCGATTGGATCTTCACCCAGCGGCCGGCCGCGCTGATCACCCGCTTTGGCGGGGCCAACTCGCACATGGCGATCCGCTGCGCCGAATTCGGCCTGCCGGCGGCCATAGGCTGCGGAGACCAGCTGTACTCGCGCATCGTGGCGGCCGGCACGGCCGAACTCGACTGCGGCCAGAAGAGCCTGAGGACCCTGCATGAAAAATGA